Proteins co-encoded in one Streptomyces sp. SLBN-31 genomic window:
- a CDS encoding DUF5682 family protein — protein sequence MTLALEPRAALTALADCVAPYLLGVRHHSPALAAVVPALLDTADAEVVCVELPADFQSWLPHLGAPGTVAPVALAGAGEGGRLGFYPFADFSPELAAIRWAREHGAKVVCCDLPMADPRWGADGPAAAEQGRAPSTDAPTAFAAALTASGTGRDGDDMWDRSVEVLAPGCTPEAVRRAALGVGWALRRDAESAGGVPAVDLAREAHMRETIARASADGRRVVAVVGAFHAPALTACGTAEPAMPVDAEDHPAVVTSLVPYAFNLLDSRSGYPAGIRDPRWQQEVFTAGGDPERLHDAAARAITGVCRELRAAGHVAGTGEARETLRVACDLARLRGLAAPGRGEVLEALTTVMGQGEPLGRGRALARALETVLVGTDRGRIAPGTPRSGLGPSVEAELAALRLPGPDDPAPRELRLDPLRSALDGRREILLQRLTVCGTGYGEAIQVAGTGDAAALTTRWRLAWTPAVPVRLDLAGIRGVTAALAAEGTLRETFRREAAEGGPTSALVLAGLRDAARCDLPALVSERLADAAEILPACATLPELLTALDLLEALRRGHLPGTTPESRQGAAELAAELLESAVRSLPGLAGSDDPKDADALVALASRAGEHRLGLRMDDALDDLARHASPLMQGAALAARVMLDLDDAATLGDRAAGWIDNATAPDARHAMNRRLTGLLTGAAPLLQSAPTALDPLLDRIDTLTDQGFLDRLPALRGGFDTLSPAGRDRLLSTVTERLGDRLDLSLTASPRLLALWTAADAAGRAAVTSLRPPLGTGLDGTARTTADAPPFPKRPVFSTPSDRPAPVEAPAGPAPHLTPADRWRLLLGRESEKLPANARRLAHALDELYGTGRGEGSADLGREGGQGGGQEASFPTAREWAQELDALFGADVREEVLARAADLGRTDVLAELDPKAVRPSVDLLTSVLSLAGGMPEQQLAKLRPLVRRLVDELAKELASRLRPALTGLATPRPTRRPGGRIDLPRTLRANLAHTRRTDDGRTLIVPERPVFSTRSRREADWRLILVVDVSGSMEASVVWSALTAAVLGGVPTLSTHFLAFSTEVIDLTDRVDDPLSLLLEVRVGGGTHIAAGLARARSLVTVPSRTLVVVVSDFEEGYPLGGLLGEVRALASSGVHLMGCAALDDTGTPRYSVPVAQQLVAAGMPVAALSPLALARWVGDRLRGEHR from the coding sequence GTGACCCTCGCCCTGGAACCGAGGGCGGCCCTGACCGCCCTCGCCGACTGTGTCGCCCCGTACCTGCTGGGCGTACGGCACCACAGCCCCGCGCTCGCCGCCGTGGTGCCCGCCCTGCTGGACACCGCCGACGCCGAGGTCGTCTGCGTGGAACTGCCCGCCGACTTCCAGTCGTGGCTGCCCCATCTCGGCGCGCCGGGCACCGTCGCCCCGGTCGCGCTGGCCGGAGCCGGCGAGGGCGGCCGCCTCGGCTTCTACCCCTTCGCCGACTTCTCACCCGAACTCGCGGCGATCCGCTGGGCACGCGAGCACGGGGCAAAGGTCGTCTGCTGCGACCTGCCGATGGCCGATCCGCGATGGGGCGCCGACGGCCCCGCCGCGGCCGAGCAGGGCCGAGCCCCCTCCACCGACGCGCCCACCGCGTTCGCGGCGGCGCTCACCGCGTCGGGGACCGGCCGTGACGGCGACGACATGTGGGATCGCAGTGTGGAGGTCCTCGCCCCGGGCTGTACCCCCGAGGCCGTGCGGCGGGCCGCGCTGGGCGTGGGCTGGGCGCTGCGCCGTGATGCCGAGTCAGCGGGCGGCGTGCCCGCGGTCGACCTGGCGCGTGAGGCCCACATGCGCGAGACGATCGCCCGCGCCTCGGCCGACGGCCGCCGGGTCGTGGCCGTCGTCGGGGCCTTCCACGCCCCGGCGCTGACCGCCTGTGGGACGGCGGAGCCGGCTATGCCGGTTGACGCCGAGGACCACCCGGCCGTGGTCACCTCCCTGGTGCCGTACGCCTTCAACCTGCTGGACTCCCGCTCCGGCTATCCGGCGGGCATCCGCGATCCACGCTGGCAGCAAGAAGTGTTCACCGCCGGCGGCGACCCCGAGCGGCTGCACGACGCGGCCGCTCGGGCGATCACCGGCGTGTGCCGCGAGCTGCGGGCGGCCGGACACGTCGCCGGCACCGGCGAGGCACGCGAGACCCTGCGGGTGGCGTGCGACCTGGCCCGGCTGCGCGGACTCGCGGCACCGGGCCGCGGTGAGGTGCTGGAGGCGCTCACCACCGTCATGGGGCAGGGCGAGCCGCTCGGCCGTGGCCGGGCGCTGGCCCGTGCGCTGGAGACCGTCCTCGTCGGCACCGACCGAGGCCGCATCGCCCCCGGCACGCCGCGCTCCGGCCTCGGCCCGTCCGTCGAGGCCGAACTCGCCGCGTTGCGGCTGCCCGGACCGGACGACCCCGCACCGCGCGAACTGCGGCTGGACCCGCTGCGCTCGGCCCTCGACGGCCGCCGCGAGATCCTCCTGCAGCGGCTGACGGTGTGCGGAACCGGTTACGGCGAAGCGATCCAGGTGGCGGGCACCGGCGACGCGGCCGCCCTGACCACCCGGTGGCGGCTCGCCTGGACACCGGCGGTGCCGGTCCGCCTGGACCTGGCCGGTATTCGGGGCGTCACCGCGGCCCTGGCCGCCGAGGGCACCCTGCGCGAGACCTTCCGCAGGGAGGCCGCGGAGGGCGGACCCACCAGCGCCCTGGTCCTCGCGGGACTGCGCGACGCCGCCCGCTGCGACCTGCCCGCCCTGGTGTCCGAGCGGCTGGCCGACGCCGCCGAAATCCTCCCCGCCTGCGCCACCCTGCCCGAACTCCTCACCGCTCTGGACCTGTTGGAGGCCCTGCGGCGCGGCCATCTGCCCGGCACCACACCGGAGAGCCGGCAGGGTGCCGCCGAACTCGCCGCGGAGCTGCTGGAGTCGGCCGTACGCTCCCTGCCGGGCCTGGCGGGCAGCGACGACCCGAAGGACGCCGACGCCCTCGTGGCGCTGGCCTCACGGGCGGGCGAACACCGCCTCGGCCTGCGCATGGACGACGCCCTGGACGACCTCGCACGCCACGCCTCCCCGCTCATGCAGGGTGCCGCGCTCGCCGCCCGGGTCATGCTCGACCTGGACGACGCCGCCACCCTCGGTGACCGTGCCGCCGGCTGGATCGACAACGCCACCGCGCCGGACGCGCGGCACGCGATGAACCGCCGGCTCACGGGGCTGCTCACCGGCGCCGCACCACTGCTCCAGTCGGCGCCGACCGCGCTGGACCCGCTGCTCGACCGGATCGACACGCTCACCGACCAGGGCTTCCTCGACCGGCTGCCCGCCCTGCGCGGCGGCTTCGACACCCTCAGCCCGGCAGGCCGCGACCGGCTGCTATCCACGGTGACCGAGCGCCTCGGCGACCGTCTCGACCTGTCGCTCACCGCTTCCCCGCGGCTGCTCGCCCTGTGGACGGCCGCCGACGCGGCCGGCCGGGCGGCGGTGACGTCCCTGCGCCCGCCGCTGGGAACGGGGCTGGACGGCACGGCGCGTACCACGGCGGATGCGCCCCCGTTCCCGAAGCGGCCGGTGTTCAGCACCCCTTCCGACCGACCCGCGCCCGTCGAGGCACCGGCCGGCCCCGCCCCGCACCTCACGCCGGCCGACCGCTGGCGCCTTCTGCTGGGCCGGGAGAGCGAGAAGCTGCCGGCGAACGCCCGCCGTCTCGCCCACGCGCTCGACGAGCTGTACGGCACCGGCCGCGGCGAAGGCTCGGCGGACCTCGGCCGGGAGGGCGGACAGGGCGGTGGTCAGGAGGCCTCCTTCCCGACCGCCCGTGAATGGGCGCAGGAACTCGACGCGCTGTTCGGCGCCGACGTCCGCGAGGAGGTCCTGGCCCGGGCCGCCGACCTGGGCCGCACCGACGTCCTGGCCGAACTCGACCCCAAGGCCGTACGCCCCTCGGTCGATCTGCTGACCTCCGTGCTCTCCCTTGCCGGCGGGATGCCCGAGCAGCAACTCGCCAAACTGCGCCCGCTGGTGCGCCGCTTGGTCGACGAACTGGCCAAGGAACTGGCCTCCCGGCTGCGCCCGGCGCTGACCGGACTGGCCACCCCTCGTCCAACTCGCCGTCCGGGAGGCCGGATCGACCTGCCCCGCACCCTGCGGGCCAACCTCGCCCACACCCGTCGGACCGACGACGGCCGCACCCTCATCGTCCCGGAGCGGCCGGTGTTCAGCACCCGTTCCCGCCGGGAGGCGGACTGGCGGCTGATCCTCGTGGTCGACGTGTCCGGGTCCATGGAGGCATCCGTCGTCTGGTCGGCACTGACCGCCGCCGTCCTGGGCGGAGTGCCCACACTGAGCACCCACTTCCTCGCCTTCTCCACCGAAGTGATCGACCTGACGGACCGCGTCGACGACCCGCTGTCGCTGCTGCTGGAGGTACGGGTCGGCGGCGGCACCCACATCGCCGCAGGCCTGGCCCGGGCCCGGTCGCTGGTGACCGTCCCCAGCCGGACCCTTGTCGTGGTGGTCAGTGACTTCGAGGAGGGGTATCCGCTCGGCGGACTCCTGGGCGAGGTTCGGGCCCTCGCGAGCTCCGGGGTGCACCTGATGGGCTGTGCCGCCCTGGACGACACCGGCACTCCCCGCTACTCGGTTCCGGTGGCCCAGCAGCTCGTCGCCGCCGGTATGCCGGTCGCCGCCCTCAGTCCCCTCGCCCTGGCCCGCTGGGTGGGCGACCGCCTCCGCGGAGAACACCGATGA
- a CDS encoding AAA family ATPase: MPLTDTVTALPARQTLPAEERFATELAFLAAHDDGPRPPGWLLTPRAVITFVCGSGCEALKLSEAPEGLPDELVIAPKFVGERALVERCVVTLAGERGLLLVGEPGTAKSMLSELLSAAVCGTSALTVQGTAGTTEDALRYGWNYALLLAQGPTPQALVDSPVLAAMRAGKVARVEEITRCLPEVQDALVSILSDRRMSVPELSGTDDAQVAAAPGFTVIATANLRDRGVSEMSAALKRRFNFETVHPIADVEAETELVKRQATAAVARAGAAFGVDDAVLDVLVTVFRDLRAGRSAEGWDVERPGTVMSTAEAVQVAVSLGVAAAYLPGGDSLDLVPGHLLGVVRKDDPADHARLLGYWDGPVRRRAEDGSATWRRLWDLRENLR; the protein is encoded by the coding sequence ATGCCCCTGACCGACACGGTGACGGCCCTTCCGGCCCGGCAGACCCTGCCCGCCGAAGAGCGCTTCGCCACCGAACTCGCCTTCCTCGCCGCCCACGACGACGGCCCCCGCCCGCCCGGCTGGCTGCTGACACCCCGCGCCGTGATCACCTTCGTGTGCGGCAGCGGCTGCGAAGCCCTCAAGCTGTCCGAGGCGCCCGAGGGGCTGCCGGACGAGCTCGTCATCGCCCCCAAGTTCGTCGGTGAACGCGCCCTGGTGGAGCGGTGCGTGGTCACCCTCGCCGGCGAACGCGGGCTGCTGCTCGTCGGCGAGCCGGGAACCGCCAAGTCGATGCTGTCGGAGCTGCTGTCGGCGGCCGTCTGCGGCACCAGCGCGCTCACCGTGCAGGGCACCGCCGGCACCACCGAGGACGCCCTGCGCTACGGCTGGAACTACGCCCTGCTCCTCGCCCAGGGCCCCACCCCACAGGCTCTGGTGGACTCGCCGGTGCTCGCAGCGATGCGCGCCGGAAAGGTCGCCCGGGTCGAGGAGATCACCCGCTGCCTGCCCGAGGTCCAGGACGCCCTGGTGTCGATCCTGTCGGACCGGCGGATGAGCGTGCCGGAGCTGTCCGGCACCGACGACGCCCAGGTCGCCGCCGCTCCCGGCTTCACCGTCATCGCCACCGCCAACCTCCGCGACCGCGGAGTGTCGGAGATGTCGGCAGCCCTCAAGCGCCGCTTCAACTTCGAGACCGTGCACCCGATCGCGGACGTCGAGGCCGAGACCGAACTCGTCAAGCGGCAGGCCACGGCCGCCGTCGCGCGGGCCGGCGCGGCCTTCGGCGTCGACGACGCCGTCCTCGACGTCCTGGTGACGGTCTTCCGCGACCTGCGTGCCGGACGCTCCGCCGAGGGCTGGGACGTGGAGCGGCCGGGCACGGTGATGTCCACCGCGGAGGCCGTGCAGGTCGCCGTCTCGCTCGGGGTGGCCGCCGCCTATCTCCCGGGCGGCGACTCGCTCGACCTGGTGCCCGGCCATCTGCTGGGCGTGGTCCGCAAGGACGACCCGGCCGACCACGCGCGACTGCTCGGCTACTGGGACGGCCCGGTGCGCCGCCGCGCCGAGGACGGCTCGGCGACCTGGCGGCGCCTGTGGGACCTGCGGGAGAACCTTCGGTGA